The following are from one region of the Eubacterium sp. MSJ-33 genome:
- a CDS encoding MBL fold metallo-hydrolase: MKMMTIASGSSGNCTYVGSENTGILVDVGVSKKKISDALQDVDRTFTDIKGIVITHEHIDHIRGLGVISRAYGIPIYATEATIEEIKYTTSLGTLDYELFHSIKPDEPFMVGNIEVRAHSTWHDAADPVCYSLLCGEKKIVVATDMGGYDGYMVQALKDADALLVEANHDIRMLQVGPYPYSTKQRILSSYGHLCNEAGGKLIRAVLNDHIKTIFLGHLSKENNLPELAYAAVAAELEGNPFTDDVRDFHLQVANRDTHSALLDI; the protein is encoded by the coding sequence ATGAAGATGATGACAATTGCCAGTGGGAGCAGTGGAAACTGCACATACGTTGGCAGTGAAAATACAGGGATATTAGTTGATGTCGGTGTCAGCAAGAAGAAAATATCAGATGCGCTACAGGATGTAGACCGGACGTTTACAGACATTAAAGGTATCGTGATTACACATGAACATATTGACCATATACGCGGCCTCGGTGTAATATCAAGAGCATATGGTATTCCGATTTATGCGACAGAAGCGACAATAGAGGAAATCAAATACACGACAAGTCTTGGAACACTTGATTATGAATTGTTTCACAGTATTAAACCGGACGAACCATTTATGGTTGGAAATATTGAAGTCCGGGCACACAGCACATGGCACGATGCAGCCGATCCGGTTTGCTATAGTCTGTTATGTGGGGAAAAGAAGATTGTTGTCGCAACTGATATGGGTGGTTATGATGGCTATATGGTACAGGCACTCAAAGATGCTGATGCACTTTTAGTGGAGGCCAATCATGATATCCGCATGCTGCAGGTAGGACCGTATCCGTATTCGACTAAGCAGCGAATTCTAAGCAGTTATGGACATTTGTGTAACGAAGCGGGAGGAAAACTGATCCGCGCAGTGCTCAATGATCATATAAAAACTATTTTTCTTGGACATTTGTCAAAGGAAAATAACTTGCCGGAGCTTGCCTACGCGGCAGTTGCGGCGGAGTTAGAAGGAAACCCGTTCACAGATGATGTGAGGGATTTTCATTTGCAGGTGGCAAACAGAGATACACACAGTGCGCTGCTTGATATTTAA
- a CDS encoding PFL family protein, translating to MISINEVIETNAMISRMNLDVRTITMGISLLDCVGGTLKETCDNIYNKITTKAKDLVYTGEEISKKYGIPIVNKRISVTPIALVGGSVCKTSDDFVEIAKTLDRAADKVGVNFIGGYSALVSKSMTKADELLIRSIPKALAKTGKVCSSVNTGSTKTGINMDAVKLIGEIVLETAELTKDQDSIGCAKFVVFCNAPDDNPFMAGAFHGVTEADCIINVGVSGPGVVKAALEAVRGENFEVLCETIKKTAFKITRVGQLVAKEASARLGVPFGIIDLSLAPTPAVGDSVGEILEEIGLEFSGAPGTTAALAMLNDQVKKGGVMASSYVGGLSGAFIPVSEDQRMIDAVEAGALTIEKLEAMTCVCSVGLDMLAIPGDTKATTISGIIADEMALGMVNQKTTAVRIIPVIGKTVGDKAEFGGLLGYAPIMPVNQYSCDAFINRGGRIPAPIHSFKN from the coding sequence ATGATTAGCATAAATGAAGTAATTGAAACCAATGCAATGATCTCCCGGATGAATCTTGATGTCCGTACGATCACGATGGGTATCAGCCTGCTTGACTGCGTGGGTGGTACGCTTAAGGAAACCTGTGATAATATCTATAATAAAATTACAACAAAGGCAAAGGATCTGGTTTATACAGGAGAAGAGATTTCCAAGAAATATGGTATACCTATCGTAAATAAGCGTATATCTGTTACACCAATCGCACTGGTAGGTGGCAGTGTCTGCAAGACAAGTGATGATTTCGTTGAGATTGCAAAGACACTCGATCGTGCGGCAGATAAGGTGGGTGTTAATTTTATCGGTGGATATTCAGCCCTTGTTTCAAAGAGTATGACAAAGGCAGATGAACTTTTGATCCGTTCCATTCCAAAGGCACTTGCCAAGACCGGGAAGGTTTGTTCTTCCGTCAATACCGGTTCCACAAAGACCGGTATTAATATGGATGCAGTCAAGCTGATCGGTGAAATTGTATTGGAGACAGCAGAGCTTACGAAGGATCAGGATTCCATCGGTTGTGCAAAGTTTGTTGTATTCTGTAATGCACCGGATGACAACCCATTTATGGCAGGTGCATTCCATGGTGTTACAGAGGCGGATTGCATCATTAACGTCGGTGTTAGCGGCCCGGGTGTTGTAAAGGCAGCACTTGAGGCAGTGCGCGGTGAGAATTTCGAGGTGCTCTGTGAGACAATCAAGAAGACTGCATTTAAGATCACAAGAGTTGGACAGCTTGTAGCGAAGGAAGCATCTGCAAGACTGGGTGTTCCGTTTGGTATTATCGATCTTTCCCTTGCTCCAACACCTGCAGTCGGTGATAGTGTTGGTGAGATCTTAGAGGAGATTGGCTTGGAATTTTCCGGTGCACCCGGTACGACAGCGGCACTTGCCATGCTGAACGATCAGGTAAAGAAGGGCGGCGTCATGGCATCTTCCTATGTCGGTGGACTTTCCGGCGCGTTTATTCCGGTCAGCGAGGATCAGCGTATGATTGATGCGGTAGAGGCAGGAGCACTTACAATCGAGAAGCTTGAGGCAATGACCTGTGTCTGCTCTGTAGGCCTGGATATGCTTGCAATCCCCGGTGATACAAAGGCGACGACAATTTCCGGTATTATCGCAGATGAGATGGCACTTGGCATGGTAAATCAGAAGACAACGGCTGTCCGTATTATCCCGGTAATCGGAAAGACGGTTGGTGATAAGGCAGAGTTTGGTGGATTGCTCGGCTATGCCCCAATCATGCCGGTAAACCAGTATTCCTGCGATGCATTTATCAATCGTGGCGGAAGAATCCCGGCACCAATCCACAGCTTTAAGAACTAA
- a CDS encoding ACT domain-containing protein, protein MKKTIITVVGKDRVGIIAKVCVYLAENNINILDIAQTIVDGYFNMMMVVNAEAASKDHDQIAEDLAGIGGELGVQIKAQQEEIFDMMHRL, encoded by the coding sequence ATGAAGAAAACAATTATCACGGTAGTAGGAAAAGACAGAGTCGGTATTATTGCAAAAGTGTGTGTATACCTTGCCGAGAACAATATCAATATCCTGGATATTGCCCAGACAATCGTAGATGGCTATTTCAACATGATGATGGTTGTAAACGCAGAGGCTGCATCCAAAGACCATGACCAGATTGCGGAGGATCTTGCTGGTATCGGAGGAGAACTTGGTGTGCAGATTAAGGCACAGCAGGAAGAAATCTTTGACATGATGCACAGACTGTAA